The window AGCCGCTATCGCCCGTCAGCGCCACCACGGCGCCACGCGGCAATTCGGGGTGGCGGATGTACTCGATATCGGTGCTCCCACAGTCCCGCACGGACGGAATCTCCGCCACCGTCGGCACTTTCTGCCCGCGCGGTCCGATGCTGGAGAACGCCTCTTGTGCAGCGGTAATGATCTCAGCCGCGTTCTCGCCCGAAACGCCAGCGCGACTTGCGATGTTCTGGCAGGCAAAGATGACGCGCCGGAGCGCGGCCTTCTCTGCCAAGATGCGAACGTAGCTTTCGAGGTTTAGTATCTTCGGCAGACCGTCATCGAGCGAAACCAGGTAGCCCAGCCCGCCGCACGATTCAACCTCGTGGTGCCGCTTCAACTCCTCATAGAGGGTCAGACGGTCAACCGCTTCGCCGCGCGTGTACAAATCCGTAATGCGCCGAAAGATCCGCCGATGTGCCTCTATGCTGAAATCGTCAGCAGCAACGCCGGCGGCCACAGTCGGATAGGTCAAGCCATCCAGGAGAATCGAACCGAGCACGAGTTTCTCGGTCTCAACGCTGCACGGCAGCGTGCGTTCAATCGCCTGGCTCATCTGCACCGCTCCCGAAACACCGCCTCGGCTACCGCTTGGGGAACTCGAAGCGTTTGATAGCCCCGCCTGCCGCGCGGGTTTGCATCGCCCATCTTGAACACGCCCGGCCGGTCCTGAAACATTCGCCGGATGCTGTTCTCGCTGAGGTTCCAGATCTTCGCCAGTTCGGCCGGCGTGAACATGCGGCCGAAGGGATCAGGCACACTTCCGGCGCCCGCTGCAGGTGTCGCGCGGGATTCGCCGATACGTGCCATTTAGATGTTAGGGAACTCGAATGAACTCTCGATGTGCCTGGGGACTGCCCATCAACTGCCCGTTACCGTAAACCTTGCAGGTATGATCCGCGCGCGCGGGCCTGGTGCCATCGTTACCGCTCCACGAGGGCAGGGAAGACAGGGGTGCGCTTGGTGTGAGTTGAACATATTGCCGTCGGCCAGTTCCGATCCACTCGCCCCAGCCCCGGGACACCAACTGCTTCGCAGCGCCCTCCGACACTCGCCGGATAAGGGAACCGCCGGAGCGCACCTCTACCGCGGGCGGCGCGGAACTGTCCGCGTGCGAGCGAGGTACCTGCCTCATTCATGCCCCTGCTTATTCAGCCAGTAGGTCAGGATCGGAAGAGTGTTAATGGCGTCATCGATAGCCGCACACGTCCCCTCATAGTCCACTACGTACGCGCCGGTCCGCAGGGTGTCGTCGGCCTGTTGGTCCTTGCCGACGAGGTCAATGAGTCCTTGGTGGCAAAACACGTGCTTTAGGCCACCGGGCAATACCGGCTCCGCCGCAAGTTCATTTTCCAGGTTTTCGATGTATACGGTAGCGGCTGACGGCTTGAGCCCGTTTTCCGCCATCCGCGCAAAAATCCAGAGAGAGATGAGATGTTCGCGGCTGAACAGCCGGTAGGTCCGCGCTCCTTGCGTAACCACGGCTGCTCTCACGTGCTCACGGTCGAGGGCTATCTGTAGCGCAGTATCGCTAATACCGCAGATTGCCGCCGCCTGCTTCGCGGTGTAAAGGTTCTCGCTCGATGCCATCATTTGCTAGTGTCTCCCAAGTCTCAGGATACTAGCATTTGCTGGCGTCGTCAACACTTTTTTCTGGAATTTTTGCGGCGGGGGATTTTGGCCGATATCTGGCCGATGAAATAAAAAAGCCCGTAAGCTATTGAGCCTACGGGCCTAAACTTGGTGCGGAGAGGGGGACTTGAACCCCCACGAGCTTTCGCCCGCTCGCACCTCAAACCACTGCTTGCGTTCTGCCCTATTCCCCTGCGATATGCAGCCGTATGGAAACGCTACGTCTGAACCTCCTGGAATCTTCTGGAATCCCTTCCAGTCCGGCAAACTTCCGGCAAACTTATCGCTACTCTGTCTCGCTCGAAAAGACGGATATCCCGTCCGCACCTCGCGTTCTCTTCCCTCCCTCCCGGAGCGAGACCCTTCAACGGCGACGCAGCGGGGCCTTCGTACTTGCTTGTTCTCGCCTTCCGAGCGACGAATGTGGTGTCCGCCGGCAACGGCGCACAGGAGCTAGAGCATGAAGGTATTCACAATTGACAGCGAGAACCGAGTGTGGGCTTTTACCTCAGCTGCCCAGCATCGAATGGACGCTCAATTCTCGACTGAACGGGGCCTGATGAGTGCGACGGCCACATGGCCCGCATCGCGACTGCTGGCGATTTGGGCGGGCCTGCCGGGTTCGATCGCGGTTAAGAAGTTTACTGACCGCAAGACGGCGGTTCGCCGCATATGGAACGCCGTTCAGACACTCACCCCGAGCGAAAGCCGAAGTAGCGGCACCGGGAACGGCCGCAGGCCGACCAGCAAACAGTCCCAAGTACTTGGGCTCCTGAAGCGCGCCCAAGGCGCCACACTGCAGGATATCGTTACTGCCACCGGCTGGCAGCCCCATTCTGTTCGCGGCTTCCTAAGTGGGGTAGTCAGGAAGAAAATGAAGCTGGCGCTGCGTTCGAGCCAATCCGAAATCGGCCAGCGGGCGTACTCGCTCGATCTGCGCTCGGAGCCGACCGAACCGGGAGAGGAAGCAGAGGGGGGACCCCGATGCCAGTAAAGCCGTGCACCGTTTCGATTCGAAAGGGTGCCGGCGACTTCGAGTTGGTGGAAACCTTGCGGGTAAGCCCGGAAGCGAAGCTCTGCGGGTCCACCGGCTATCTGATCCGCTGTCTCAGCGTCGCCCGGGGGCGGTCGGTCCTTACCGATGTCGACCCTACAAGTCTTACGATTGAACGCCGCATTGACGATCTACCGGTCATTCACAGGATGTGGTTCCATCCTGATGGCGATTGCCTAGCGTACAAGGAAAAGGTGGGCAGCCCGAGCACCTTGTTCTTTATCAGCAGAAAGGGCTTGCTGGCCGCACAAGCGACCCTGCCCAATGCCGTCAGCGAGGCGGCAGCAGGCCCAGCATGCTGGTATATCGGCTGCCGTGACGGGAGACTATATGCATATTCGCCAGAGGGCCTATGCATCTGGCGCCGCCACGTCGTCCGTCCCCGCCCAAACCCATACTACTTGTTGGCCGCGTTCACCGGCGCAACCGAGCCGCCCTATCTCTCAGTCGCCTCCTCGTGGCCCGGCCCACCAGTCATCGCCGAAAGTGAACGCATCTTTCTGTTCAGTGAGTTCGGCCACAGGTGCTGGCGCTCGACGATTCCCAATGCGCACATTGCGCAGTACGACATCTGCATGCCTGGCTACATCCCCGTACCTTCGGAAGCTCTTCAGAAGCTGGGGATTGAATTCCCCGACCGCGTTCCTCTCGGATTCGTGCCGAATGACACTCGATAGCAGTACTCAAACTTCATCCGCTTCGGCGCCCCGCTCCACGTTCAATAAGTCTATCGAGGTCTTCCAAGAAGCCGCCGGCGAGACCGGGGAAGACGTGCTGGCCAGGGTGGATTTGATGCCTGGCCGCTCGGGCAGCGACGAAGTGATTCGCAGCCTTGCCACGTGGTACCAGCGGATCGCAATGGGTACGACCGAGGGACGCGTGCACGTCTTCAACGTCGAAGGGACGTTGGTAATGAGTGTTTGCGTCGGGCATGGTCCCGTTTCTGCAATCGTCGCGGATCATCGCGGGCTGATGGCGACCTACTGCGCCGGACTGCTCACTACATTCAAGGACAACGACATCAGCGGATGTGCGAAACTGCCGGATTACTATGCGAGCGTCGCAGCGCATGCGGGTGGTCTGCTCGTTTGGCGTTGGCATACGGTTTGGTTTGTGAACAGGCGAGGTCGCGTGGTCTGGAAGGCCGAATTCTCAAAAGCGGTCCGCAGCGTGATCCCCGACGATGTCGGCTTTACCGTTCTCGCTGGTCACCTCTTTTCGTTTCGCTATCTTCTTTCGACGGAGCGGAGCTCAGCTTAGGACATATGGTCAATCGCCAACACGCGCACGTACAGCTTTTGCGGGAGTGCGTGCCCGTTACCGGTCAATCCGTATGCTCGGCCCTGAATACTGGGATGCGCTCAATAACGCGATCTATAGCACTATGCCGGGGTCCACGGCGCTGGAGGCCTTCGAAGAGCTGGTGACATGCGTTGGAAGCACGCCGGCACGTTGATCAACCGGAGTCGGAAATCATTCCCGTGTTGAAACGGCATTCGGATTCAGCGACGCCGTTCTCGGTCTGCTACTTACACCGGCCGCATCTTGTAGTAGATTAGTTGGGGTATGATTGGGCTTGAACAGCATCCTTGTTGATTTCTACGCAGGCAGAATACCTGATGACCGCGGTAGGCGACTCGCTGAGATTCAGTCCTGGGGAGTCGAAGATCTGGAATACGTACACGACTACATTCAGTGGCTGTTCCCTCTCCGCACACCGAGCCTTGTAAACCCGGAAGCGCCGATCCTCGATGATGAGGTGATCGCCGCCCTTTCACGCCCGTCTGGAGTTACGAGATGCATTGGTTCGATCGTTTGAGACCATGCTTCGCTTCTACGGTTTCGAATTACGAAGATCGAGCATAGGACTCACGGTCATTCGCTCAAGGGAATTCCAGCCCCGGGCGGCCAGATGGGTACTGCCGCTCAACCATAACCACCTCCGCATCACCCGCATTCTAGCGTGCCTTCGAACGCTCGGCCTCCCCCTGCACGCAGCAGCGTTCTTTGAGGGACGTGTATTTGGACGAGATTTGCAGTCGAAAGTTCGGGATCTCGGAGGAAACATACGCATACTGGGAGAGAGCGACGGCGGGGACTGATGAGTTTTGAAGTGACCCCGGCGCGGCTTCGGTAGACGGACGACCTCCCTCCGCGTTCTTGAAGCCGACGATCTGGCCCTTTTCCCCGTCCAGCACGACTGGATATCGGATCGATAAGCCGTCCCTGATCAGTAAACGATATCCCCCAAAAGCCGCTCCCGCAGGCGCAGAACTGTCCACGGCCAACGCATCTACTGCCGCCCGCTTCCCCAAATGGCAGCCGCCAAGATTCCAGCTGATCGTGGTCTTGCCGCAGCCAGGCTTAGGGTTGATGACGGCTATCGTTTTGATTGGCGGTCTGATTGGAGTCTCAATTGGGCTGATGGGCTGTCTCTCTCTGCGGGAGGATGCCGGTTCATTTGGATCGTGCAAATACCCCGAGCCGCCGCAGCGGCCGCAGTCCTTATTCCCGCCGCGGCTATAGCATTATTCCCGAGCCATATGGCACCCCCGATGATAGTTGGATG is drawn from Clostridia bacterium and contains these coding sequences:
- a CDS encoding DUF3489 domain-containing protein produces the protein MKVFTIDSENRVWAFTSAAQHRMDAQFSTERGLMSATATWPASRLLAIWAGLPGSIAVKKFTDRKTAVRRIWNAVQTLTPSESRSSGTGNGRRPTSKQSQVLGLLKRAQGATLQDIVTATGWQPHSVRGFLSGVVRKKMKLALRSSQSEIGQRAYSLDLRSEPTEPGEEAEGGPRCQ